In Chitinophaga varians, the following are encoded in one genomic region:
- a CDS encoding T9SS type A sorting domain-containing protein: protein MRKICLYLLLNTFLQGLCQSVYSQINENVLLPQPVTYYLNVSNTTPVSGTLAMGIYGNPDRYPLVGNSPIGSGSTYKGTTNYTPQLDFYINGAASEAFSLENGYPVDQAWIQSGRDFPQAYVSKNGYQVKLMYVMIAPNAVGAASNDICGDQLTSITSPGNWDLFPIPNLGEMAVEWQYSLGQPNDWTDLPPSEYGFTTYYEYRFIPVKLFPQIAAGTTNITFRCRARIKYGNVLCYSPYSPGTKVITFQPPAPKVDGGKLTVVPNCPGQTNGTVTLPASAITSGFTEMRWILRKGTSNIPCDPGLSGPVSTCGDQQDWSQGKVPVAGGISITNIPKGEYTLWVINPSANAGNCFTPVPVTMTELTELSESLGTTTNVSCFGGSDGAIAVTAAGGNGTQSGYFFTLKKDGNIFRTEQRAAANTMNWTGLPAGSYVAEVRDGTCNAIKTVATTITQPPQVKGQLTPQHPACISPGNGSISVVADPGITNYQYKLYKGAALLQQSAVTTSRNYTFSGLANGDYSVEILNMDYPTCTGWISTVSLNAVPPLTLTQDALNMVTCFGGSDGSLKYSAGGGSGSYMFLLQRTGMPTVSNSTGSFNGLTAGTYTVTLQNNVPGCNDATSQPVTITEPPVLQVSLQSGNISCNGAQDGIVKALASGGSGLYSYKWEQLKNGVWTTNPFWFDSDTKIDALSAGTYRVTVSDSKSTNCSVQSGVVTITELPALQSGGVTITPAVCLADGAAINISASGGDNTYTYFYTLNGTDYTAFTPGSRVHTAGSYHFRIKDGKGCMLDLPNAYNVDLPAAALGFTTQLSAYNGFQVSCNGAADGKITIMATGGNGGAYTGYQYKLNNGAYQPSNIFSGLTAGTYAISVKDARGCEASGSIRLAQPQMSINATKQDVTCFGQSTGSITTNIMGGAAPYRWQINGTNITGATATNLPAGNYALHITDANGCTKDTTLTVLHQYPALAFTAATATDIQCFNTTGSIAMNATGGDGSYQYHLSTDNWATAKPYTSGAALNAGVYALKVTDNHGCSLTYNKQLTITAPPAVLALSGVFSDYNGYNISCAGGDNGSVQLNATGGNGATYNGYTYAIDNGAFGPASLITGIKAGMHTFTVKDGRGCTATLNYRFTESAQALTIQLVSKQDVRCAAIPGGSITVAGSGGTGALQYSLNGTDWQATPVFSGLTAGNYTVTVRDANSCGNTLAVQVLSVNPAITVDNITSNDIICFGTTGAILVQAHGGSGQLTNEYAMNGGAYTAFTNATPLGAGDYTIRVKDAIGCYSSVSNVVSITAPAAPLSATAIVSDFHGRQISCFGLSDGAFSFITSGGNDGGYQGYLYSINGGAYTGTSQYTGMAAGSYAVKIKDGRGCEITKNILLQQPAAPVSLTVSDITHLACGGIPTGSITLQSTGGTTPYAYTMNNGAPQASPTFSSLLVGNYTLEVKDVNGCAATIVTTVKEMYPPVTATATVTPVRCYGEASGTIVLQPAGGDGNYNYQWNNAGVSGAQAQSLTAGNYTVKVTDGKGCGQSYSYEVTQPAALGLTVNGSQICDGVDDGTVEAIVQGGTRPYQYALNNGAWGEGNSFANLPAGAYTLKAQDARGCGATGTTTITKRNVKPDVNFLVASRKNAFDTLVIKEISLPAPDLVSWTFDPQAILLGYDRGTPLVRFTTAGTYWVAMKATFGECTYQVRKDIQINAYDPLAGPSYSVPVSVIDTVMLSPNPNDGNFRFQIKLKRKQQVIVTVFDLNGRILVKQPYSPALQIDDRIALGSVNNGIFILRVVTENESRDVRFIISH from the coding sequence ATGAGAAAGATCTGCCTATACCTTTTGTTAAACACCTTCCTCCAGGGGCTGTGCCAGTCAGTGTACAGTCAAATCAATGAAAACGTTTTACTGCCCCAGCCGGTTACCTATTACCTCAACGTCAGCAATACAACACCTGTCAGTGGTACACTGGCCATGGGTATTTATGGTAATCCCGACAGGTATCCGCTTGTTGGTAATTCGCCTATCGGTAGCGGGAGCACCTACAAAGGGACGACCAATTATACACCTCAGTTAGACTTTTATATTAATGGCGCTGCATCGGAGGCTTTTTCACTGGAGAACGGTTATCCGGTAGACCAGGCATGGATTCAGTCGGGACGGGATTTCCCACAGGCCTATGTGTCAAAGAACGGATATCAGGTAAAACTGATGTATGTGATGATAGCGCCTAACGCCGTGGGAGCAGCCTCCAATGATATCTGTGGTGATCAGCTCACCAGTATTACATCACCAGGCAACTGGGACCTGTTTCCCATTCCTAACCTGGGCGAAATGGCCGTGGAATGGCAGTATAGCCTTGGACAGCCCAACGATTGGACAGATTTACCTCCCTCAGAATATGGTTTTACTACGTATTACGAATACCGGTTCATCCCGGTAAAATTGTTCCCGCAGATCGCTGCCGGGACAACTAACATCACTTTCCGTTGCCGTGCCAGAATTAAGTACGGCAACGTTTTGTGTTATTCTCCTTATTCGCCGGGCACGAAAGTGATCACTTTCCAGCCGCCGGCACCTAAAGTGGATGGCGGCAAACTGACTGTCGTACCTAACTGTCCCGGACAAACGAATGGGACCGTGACACTGCCTGCCAGCGCTATTACCAGCGGCTTTACGGAGATGCGCTGGATATTGCGCAAAGGGACCAGCAATATACCGTGTGATCCCGGTTTGTCCGGTCCGGTGTCTACCTGTGGCGACCAGCAGGACTGGAGCCAGGGTAAAGTACCGGTAGCAGGAGGGATATCCATCACTAATATCCCTAAGGGTGAATATACTTTATGGGTGATCAATCCTTCCGCTAATGCAGGGAACTGTTTTACACCGGTACCTGTGACAATGACTGAATTAACGGAGTTATCAGAAAGCCTGGGCACGACTACAAATGTGAGCTGTTTCGGTGGCAGTGACGGCGCCATTGCGGTGACGGCTGCCGGTGGCAACGGCACTCAATCCGGTTACTTTTTCACCCTGAAAAAAGACGGTAACATTTTCCGCACAGAGCAACGGGCTGCCGCCAACACCATGAACTGGACCGGGTTGCCCGCCGGTTCTTATGTGGCAGAAGTAAGAGACGGCACCTGTAACGCCATCAAAACCGTCGCTACCACCATCACCCAGCCACCACAGGTAAAAGGCCAACTGACACCGCAACATCCTGCCTGCATCTCTCCTGGCAATGGCAGTATCAGTGTTGTGGCTGATCCGGGCATTACCAACTATCAGTACAAGCTGTATAAAGGTGCTGCGCTGCTGCAACAGAGCGCTGTCACCACTTCCAGGAACTATACCTTTTCGGGGTTGGCCAATGGCGACTACTCGGTGGAAATACTGAACATGGATTATCCCACCTGCACCGGCTGGATTAGTACCGTGAGCCTGAACGCCGTACCCCCGTTGACGTTAACACAGGATGCGCTTAATATGGTCACCTGTTTTGGTGGAAGTGACGGTTCGCTGAAATACTCCGCTGGTGGCGGTTCGGGTAGCTATATGTTTCTGCTGCAACGCACCGGTATGCCCACGGTGAGCAACAGTACGGGATCTTTTAACGGACTGACCGCCGGTACCTATACTGTTACTCTACAAAATAATGTGCCCGGTTGTAACGACGCGACCTCTCAACCGGTGACTATCACAGAACCACCAGTGCTGCAAGTCAGCCTGCAATCTGGCAATATCAGCTGCAACGGCGCGCAGGACGGTATCGTGAAAGCATTGGCCAGTGGCGGATCGGGACTCTATAGCTACAAATGGGAACAACTGAAAAACGGCGTCTGGACCACCAATCCTTTCTGGTTTGACAGCGACACCAAAATAGATGCACTGAGTGCCGGCACCTACCGTGTAACCGTTTCCGACAGTAAATCCACCAACTGTTCTGTACAGTCTGGTGTGGTGACTATTACCGAACTTCCAGCTTTACAGTCTGGCGGAGTAACCATTACGCCGGCGGTCTGCCTGGCAGACGGTGCTGCCATTAATATCTCCGCCAGCGGGGGAGATAATACCTATACTTATTTTTATACCCTGAACGGGACCGACTATACGGCGTTTACACCCGGCAGCAGGGTACATACGGCCGGCAGCTACCATTTCCGTATCAAAGACGGTAAAGGTTGCATGCTGGACCTGCCCAATGCCTATAATGTGGACCTGCCGGCGGCAGCATTGGGTTTTACCACACAGTTGTCGGCCTACAACGGATTCCAGGTTTCCTGCAACGGTGCGGCAGATGGTAAAATTACCATCATGGCGACAGGCGGTAACGGTGGTGCTTATACGGGTTATCAATATAAACTGAACAACGGCGCCTATCAACCGTCAAACATATTCTCCGGTTTAACCGCTGGTACCTATGCTATCAGCGTAAAAGACGCCCGAGGATGTGAGGCTTCCGGTAGCATAAGGCTGGCGCAGCCACAAATGAGCATCAACGCCACTAAGCAGGATGTGACCTGCTTTGGCCAGTCTACCGGCAGCATCACCACCAATATCATGGGCGGCGCGGCACCTTACCGCTGGCAGATCAACGGTACCAATATCACTGGCGCTACAGCAACCAACCTGCCGGCCGGCAACTATGCCCTGCATATCACAGATGCCAACGGCTGTACTAAAGACACCACGCTGACGGTCCTTCATCAGTACCCGGCACTGGCCTTTACGGCCGCTACGGCAACGGATATACAATGTTTCAACACTACCGGCAGTATTGCCATGAACGCCACCGGTGGCGATGGCAGCTATCAATACCACCTCAGTACAGATAACTGGGCCACCGCCAAACCTTATACCAGCGGCGCCGCACTGAATGCCGGCGTGTATGCGCTAAAAGTGACAGACAATCACGGTTGTAGCCTGACTTACAACAAACAGCTTACTATCACCGCACCGCCGGCAGTGCTGGCGCTTTCCGGTGTATTCTCAGACTACAACGGGTATAATATTTCCTGCGCAGGTGGAGACAACGGTTCCGTGCAACTGAACGCCACCGGCGGTAATGGCGCTACCTACAACGGCTATACGTATGCAATAGATAACGGCGCTTTTGGCCCGGCTTCCCTGATAACAGGTATCAAAGCGGGCATGCACACGTTCACCGTAAAAGACGGCCGCGGCTGTACCGCCACCCTCAATTACAGGTTTACCGAATCTGCGCAGGCGTTGACCATACAGCTGGTGAGCAAACAGGATGTACGTTGCGCGGCCATTCCGGGCGGCAGCATTACGGTGGCAGGCAGTGGCGGCACAGGTGCCCTGCAATACAGCCTGAACGGCACCGATTGGCAGGCCACGCCGGTGTTCTCCGGTCTTACTGCGGGTAATTATACCGTCACTGTGCGGGATGCCAATAGCTGCGGTAACACGCTGGCAGTACAAGTGCTTTCTGTGAACCCTGCTATTACTGTAGATAATATTACCAGCAACGATATTATTTGTTTTGGCACGACTGGCGCTATTTTAGTACAGGCCCATGGCGGCAGCGGTCAACTGACAAATGAATACGCCATGAACGGTGGCGCCTATACGGCTTTTACCAACGCAACGCCTCTGGGCGCAGGTGACTATACCATCCGGGTGAAGGACGCCATCGGATGTTATTCCTCTGTAAGCAACGTAGTATCTATTACCGCGCCTGCAGCGCCTTTATCAGCAACAGCCATCGTTTCTGACTTCCACGGAAGGCAGATATCCTGCTTCGGCCTGTCGGACGGCGCTTTCAGCTTCATTACTTCCGGTGGCAACGATGGCGGATACCAGGGATATCTGTACAGCATTAACGGCGGCGCCTATACGGGGACATCACAATATACCGGTATGGCGGCCGGCAGTTACGCTGTGAAAATAAAAGACGGCCGCGGTTGCGAAATCACTAAAAATATTCTACTGCAGCAGCCGGCAGCACCGGTATCGCTCACGGTGTCAGATATTACCCATCTGGCCTGTGGCGGTATACCTACCGGCAGCATCACGCTGCAATCAACAGGCGGCACTACGCCTTACGCCTATACGATGAACAACGGCGCGCCGCAGGCGTCGCCAACATTCAGCTCCCTGCTGGTAGGTAATTACACCCTGGAGGTAAAAGATGTGAACGGTTGCGCAGCAACCATAGTTACCACGGTGAAAGAAATGTATCCGCCGGTAACCGCCACGGCTACGGTGACGCCTGTACGTTGTTACGGCGAAGCTAGCGGCACTATTGTATTGCAGCCGGCTGGTGGTGATGGCAACTATAACTATCAATGGAATAACGCAGGGGTGAGCGGCGCGCAGGCGCAAAGCCTCACCGCGGGAAACTATACCGTCAAAGTGACGGACGGCAAAGGCTGCGGCCAGTCTTACAGCTACGAGGTAACACAACCGGCGGCACTGGGCCTGACCGTCAACGGTTCGCAGATATGCGACGGTGTAGACGACGGCACGGTGGAAGCTATTGTGCAAGGCGGGACCCGGCCTTACCAGTATGCGCTGAACAACGGCGCCTGGGGGGAGGGCAACAGCTTTGCCAACCTCCCGGCGGGAGCGTATACCCTCAAAGCTCAGGATGCCCGCGGTTGCGGCGCTACCGGTACAACTACCATCACTAAACGAAATGTGAAGCCGGACGTCAACTTCCTGGTAGCATCCCGGAAAAATGCTTTCGATACGCTGGTGATCAAGGAGATCAGTCTCCCGGCGCCGGACCTGGTCAGCTGGACTTTCGATCCGCAGGCGATTCTGCTGGGCTATGACCGCGGTACGCCACTGGTCCGCTTTACCACCGCAGGTACTTACTGGGTGGCCATGAAAGCCACTTTCGGGGAGTGTACCTATCAGGTGCGCAAAGATATCCAGATCAACGCTTACGACCCGCTTGCCGGGCCATCATACAGTGTGCCCGTTTCCGTGATAGATACCGTGATGTTGTCGCCCAATCCGAATGACGGCAATTTCCGTTTCCAGATAAAACTGAAACGTAAACAGCAGGTGATAGTGACCGTCTTCGACCTGAATGGGCGTATCCTTGTGAAGCAGCCTTATAGCCCTGCCTTGCAGATAGACGACCGTATCGCGCTGGGCAGTGTCAACAACGGCATCTTCATCCTGAGGGTAGTCACCGAAAATGAGAGCAGGGACGTACGGTTCATTATCAGTCATTAA